One Drosophila kikkawai strain 14028-0561.14 chromosome 3L, DkikHiC1v2, whole genome shotgun sequence genomic window carries:
- the LOC108080579 gene encoding integumentary mucin A.1-like, with amino-acid sequence MCSKLTLLLGLVALIATACAVDDPTTPADPTTPADPTTPTDPTSPTDSTSPTDPTSPTTPTNPTSPTDPSSPTDPASPTDTTTTTTTVAPTSASTTKRGRRRRVRIRVIRRRRNRNGNNGNVVRRVRICRTAAGVRQCTIERIL; translated from the coding sequence ATGTGTTCCAAACTCACCCTGCTTCTGGGCCTGGTGGCTCTCATTGCGACTGCCTGCGCTGTGGATGATCCAACTACTCCAGCCGATCCTACTACTCCAGCCGATCCTACTACTCCAACAGATCCAACTTCACCCACTGATTCGACTTCGCCCACTGATCCTACCTCTCCTACCACACCCACCAATCCTACTTCTCCAACTGATCCGTCTTCTCCTACCGATCCCGCTTCACCCACTGATACCaccaccacaacaacaaccgtTGCCCCCACCTCAGCCTCAACCACTAAGCGCGGCAGGCGTCGCAGGGTGCGCATTCGTGTGATTCGTAGGCGTAGAAACAGGAATGGAAACAATGGCAATGTGGTCCGCAGGGTGCGTATCTGTCGCACCGCTGCAGGAGTGCGTCAGTGCACCATCGAGCGTATCCTCTGA
- the LOC108080578 gene encoding 2-methylisoborneol synthase, which produces MCSKLTLLLGLVALIAAAYAVDDPTSPTSPTSPTSPTSPTDPSSPTSPTSPTSPTSPTSPTSPTSPTSPTSPTAPTSPTDAAAAATTTTVAPTTVATTTTRNRRRRIRRRWIRRRRNNGNRWGRRRFNRGRRIREVNFGGRRFREGGFREGGFRERRIERIF; this is translated from the coding sequence ATGTGTTCCAAACTCACCCTGCTCCTGGGCCTGGTGGCTCTCATTGCAGCTGCCTACGCTGTGGATGATCCCACTTCTCCAACCTCTCCAACTTCGCCAACATCTCCGACTTCGCCCACTGATCCTTCTTCACCCACTTCGCCTACTTCTCCCACTTCACCAACTTCTCCCACCTCACCAACTTCTCCTACTTCACCAACTTCGCCGACCTCACCAACTGCACCCACTTCGCCCACcgatgccgctgctgctgccacgaCAACGACCGTTGCCCCCACCACAGTTGCCACGACCACCACGAGGAACCGTCGTCGCAGGATTCGCAGGCGTTGGATCCGTAGGCGCAGAAACAATGGCAATCGCtgggggcgcaggaggttcaACCGTGGTCGTAGGATCCGCGAGGTAAACTTTGGCGGTCGCAGATTCCGCGAGGGAGGATTCCGTGAAGGTGGATTCCGTGAGCGCAGGATCGAGCGCATCTTCTAA